A section of the bacterium HR34 genome encodes:
- the rip2 gene encoding Putative zinc metalloprotease Rip2 yields MLISQLISDPILFFIILISLIIAFSVHEYFHAFAAYRLGDPTAKFQGRLTLNPISHIDPLGFILLLFLGFGWAKPTPVNPFNFSNKRWGSLYVSIAGPLSNFGMAIFAGLILHFGFLTSELSINFLVSFVYINVLLGVFNLLPFAPLDGFHIFTSLFRPERFSHYTLLLANPFMVIIAVFLMMWVMIDYVVKPITRILTGDLLF; encoded by the coding sequence ATGTTAATTTCTCAATTAATTAGCGACCCAATTTTATTTTTTATAATTTTAATATCCCTTATAATAGCCTTTAGCGTTCACGAGTACTTCCACGCTTTCGCCGCCTACAGGCTTGGTGATCCTACTGCCAAGTTTCAAGGCAGGTTAACTCTTAATCCAATATCTCACATAGATCCATTAGGTTTTATTTTGCTTTTGTTTTTAGGTTTTGGTTGGGCAAAGCCAACCCCTGTTAATCCTTTTAACTTTTCGAATAAAAGGTGGGGAAGTTTGTATGTTTCAATTGCAGGACCTTTGTCTAACTTTGGTATGGCAATTTTTGCGGGTTTAATTTTGCATTTTGGTTTCTTAACTTCAGAGTTGTCAATTAATTTTTTAGTCTCGTTTGTATATATAAATGTTTTGTTAGGAGTTTTTAATCTTTTGCCTTTTGCTCCTTTAGATGGTTTTCATATTTTTACATCTTTGTTTAGGCCAGAAAGATTTAGCCATTATACATTGCTCCTTGCAAATCCTTTTATGGTTATAATAGCGGTTTTTTTAATGATGTGGGTTATGATAGATTACGTTGTTAAACCAATAACAAGAATTTTAACAGGAGATCTACTGTTTTAG
- the rplD gene encoding 50S ribosomal protein L4, producing the protein MSEVPVYNFKTGEKIDTVNLPDNIFNYPLNQDLIHQVLYVQSLRRKPTLAHTKNRGEVRGGGRKPWRQKGTGRARHGSIRSPLWRGGGVVFGPRKERNYKKNIPIKMRRKALFSVLSQKNREKELIIFDKIDIDEPKTKILAQNLKILRDKIQDFKKGSMNIVLPSKNKNIFLAAKNLPKVNTILAKDLNVFDLLNFKYVLIDVPGVEVIKETFKT; encoded by the coding sequence ATGTCAGAGGTTCCTGTATACAATTTCAAAACAGGAGAAAAAATTGACACGGTGAATTTACCCGATAATATTTTCAATTATCCTTTAAACCAAGATTTAATTCATCAAGTTTTATATGTACAATCTTTAAGAAGGAAGCCAACATTAGCTCATACAAAAAACAGAGGTGAGGTTAGGGGAGGAGGCAGAAAGCCATGGAGGCAAAAAGGAACTGGTAGAGCAAGGCATGGGTCAATAAGATCTCCACTATGGAGAGGCGGTGGAGTTGTTTTTGGTCCAAGAAAAGAAAGAAATTACAAAAAAAACATACCAATAAAAATGAGAAGGAAAGCGCTTTTTAGTGTTTTATCGCAAAAAAACAGAGAGAAAGAATTAATAATTTTTGATAAAATAGATATTGATGAACCAAAAACCAAGATTCTTGCACAAAATTTAAAAATATTAAGGGATAAAATACAGGATTTTAAAAAAGGTTCGATGAATATTGTTTTGCCATCTAAAAATAAAAACATTTTTTTAGCGGCAAAGAATTTACCAAAAGTAAATACTATTTTGGCAAAGGATTTAAACGTGTTTGATTTATTAAATTTTAAATATGTTTTAATTGATGTGCCAGGAGTTGAGGTAATAAAAGAAACATTTAAGACATAA
- the rplC gene encoding 50S ribosomal protein L3, with protein MKFILGKKIGMTHIFNEKGEQVPVTLVFSDGCVVSQVKNKEKDKYTAVQVAFEKVKEKNVPKPVLGHLKSKKIEGAFRYLREFRVPENEVQNFKEGSVITVDVFKPGDIVKVSGISKGKMFQGGVKRWGFSGRSETHGVKHEHRTIGSVGTQGLGKVLKGKRMPGRTGGVRVTQRNLEVVLVDKENNILGIKGSVPGRKDTLLKIESIDNK; from the coding sequence ATGAAATTCATATTAGGAAAAAAAATAGGAATGACGCATATTTTTAACGAAAAAGGAGAGCAAGTTCCGGTTACTTTAGTTTTTTCAGACGGATGTGTAGTGTCACAGGTAAAAAATAAAGAAAAAGATAAATACACAGCGGTTCAAGTAGCATTTGAAAAAGTAAAGGAAAAAAATGTGCCAAAACCTGTTTTAGGTCATTTAAAAAGCAAGAAAATAGAAGGTGCTTTTAGATATTTAAGAGAGTTTAGGGTTCCTGAAAATGAAGTGCAAAACTTTAAAGAAGGAAGTGTAATTACTGTAGATGTTTTTAAACCAGGAGATATTGTTAAGGTTAGTGGAATATCAAAAGGCAAAATGTTCCAAGGAGGTGTTAAAAGATGGGGTTTTTCAGGTAGAAGTGAAACTCATGGTGTAAAACATGAGCATAGGACGATAGGTTCTGTTGGAACACAAGGACTGGGTAAAGTATTAAAAGGAAAAAGAATGCCAGGTAGAACAGGAGGAGTGAGAGTTACCCAAAGAAACCTTGAGGTTGTGTTAGTTGATAAAGAAAATAATATATTAGGTATTAAAGGATCTGTTCCAGGTAGAAAAGATACTTTATTAAAAATAGAATCAATAGATAATAAATAA
- the rplV gene encoding 50S ribosomal protein L22, with protein sequence MAVKAKLKYLRIAPRKVRLVADMVRGKKVNDALDILSFVVKRAAKPLKKLLQSAIANAENNFKLDKDNLFISKILVNEGPKLKRFMPRAMGRAFMIQKKTSHIEIELDEIKKNDKTDSIASGDKKPRE encoded by the coding sequence ATGGCAGTGAAAGCTAAATTAAAATATTTAAGGATAGCGCCGAGAAAAGTGAGGTTGGTTGCTGATATGGTAAGAGGCAAAAAAGTAAATGATGCCTTAGATATTTTAAGTTTTGTTGTTAAAAGAGCTGCTAAACCATTAAAGAAACTTTTACAATCTGCGATTGCCAACGCAGAAAATAATTTTAAGTTAGACAAAGATAATTTATTTATATCTAAAATTCTTGTAAATGAAGGTCCTAAATTAAAAAGATTTATGCCAAGAGCAATGGGAAGAGCTTTTATGATTCAGAAAAAAACATCACATATAGAAATAGAACTTGATGAAATTAAAAAAAATGATAAAACAGATAGTATTGCTTCCGGAGACAAAAAACCAAGAGAATAA
- the tpiA gene encoding Triosephosphate isomerase: MVYIFGNWKCNPTNLKKAKEIFYTIEKNFKGNKKVHVAVFPPFVFLNSLNSEKVKKGAQDVFWEKQGAFTGEISPLMLKDAGCKYCLVGHSERRYIIGENNEIIEKKLRSCLENKIVPILCFGEREKVSFGKVKIEIKEQLKFLINYKSFKNVILAYEPVFSIGTGLVCDTSHINDVLNFLKNELNIKYKVLYGGSLNSKNCQEILEKCDINGFLVGGASLKTREFLKIIEIAEKYAKSKEK; this comes from the coding sequence ATGGTTTACATATTCGGCAATTGGAAGTGCAACCCTACAAATCTAAAAAAAGCGAAAGAAATTTTTTATACAATAGAAAAAAATTTTAAAGGAAATAAAAAAGTACATGTTGCTGTTTTTCCTCCTTTTGTTTTTTTAAATAGTTTAAATTCTGAAAAAGTTAAAAAAGGAGCGCAGGATGTTTTTTGGGAAAAGCAGGGTGCTTTTACAGGAGAAATTTCCCCTTTAATGCTAAAAGATGCAGGTTGTAAGTATTGTTTGGTTGGACATTCTGAAAGAAGATATATAATAGGAGAAAATAACGAGATTATTGAGAAAAAGTTAAGGTCTTGTTTGGAAAATAAAATTGTGCCTATTTTATGTTTTGGAGAAAGGGAAAAGGTTAGTTTTGGAAAAGTAAAAATAGAAATAAAAGAGCAATTAAAATTTTTAATCAATTATAAATCTTTCAAAAATGTAATTTTGGCTTATGAGCCTGTCTTTTCAATTGGAACTGGTCTTGTTTGTGATACCTCTCATATAAACGATGTTTTGAATTTTTTGAAAAATGAGTTAAATATAAAATATAAAGTTTTATATGGTGGAAGCTTAAACAGCAAAAATTGCCAAGAAATTTTAGAAAAGTGTGATATAAACGGATTTTTAGTTGGTGGCGCTTCCTTAAAAACAAGAGAGTTTTTAAAAATTATAGAAATAGCAGAAAAATATGCCAAGTCAAAAGAAAAATAA
- the mnmA gene encoding tRNA-specific 2-thiouridylase MnmA: protein MPSQKKNKRRVAVALSGGVDSSVSALLLKRQGFGVVGFYAKCWLPSENDKCTSDVDEKRAMMVAKQIGIPFYSLDLVEDYKERVFKYFVETYKRGETPNPDVVCNKELKFGILFDKVMGLGFDYFATGHYARKTKDGKFIKAHKDSKKDQSYFLARLDKEKISKIVFPLSDLTKKEVREIAKKEGLITSEAPESQGICFIGEVNLREFLSRYIKPQKGLVVEYETNKVLGEHQGVFYYTIGQRKDIRIPGGPYYVIKKDVNTNTLYVTKDKDKLLTNKIKFNDVYVFSENGLSGKLEAKIRSQQEFKRCEIKKDKNGFFAIFDEPQWGVAPGQVIAFYKQKKLIGSGIIE from the coding sequence ATGCCAAGTCAAAAGAAAAATAAAAGAAGGGTAGCAGTGGCTCTGTCAGGAGGAGTTGATTCTTCTGTTTCAGCTCTTTTGTTAAAGAGACAAGGTTTTGGTGTTGTTGGTTTTTACGCTAAATGTTGGTTGCCGAGCGAGAATGATAAGTGTACAAGCGATGTAGACGAGAAAAGAGCAATGATGGTTGCTAAGCAAATTGGCATACCTTTTTATTCTCTTGACTTAGTTGAAGATTATAAAGAGAGAGTTTTCAAGTACTTTGTAGAAACTTACAAAAGAGGTGAAACTCCAAATCCTGATGTTGTTTGTAACAAAGAATTAAAATTTGGAATACTGTTTGATAAGGTAATGGGTTTAGGTTTTGATTATTTTGCAACAGGCCACTACGCTAGGAAAACAAAAGATGGAAAATTTATAAAAGCCCACAAAGACAGCAAGAAAGATCAAAGTTATTTCCTTGCTCGTCTTGATAAAGAAAAGATATCAAAAATAGTATTTCCTTTGTCTGATTTAACTAAAAAAGAAGTAAGAGAAATAGCAAAAAAAGAAGGATTGATAACATCAGAGGCTCCTGAGAGCCAGGGTATTTGTTTTATTGGCGAAGTTAATTTGAGAGAATTTTTGTCCCGTTACATAAAGCCTCAAAAAGGGCTTGTGGTTGAATATGAAACAAACAAAGTTTTAGGAGAGCATCAGGGAGTATTTTATTATACAATAGGCCAGAGAAAAGATATAAGAATTCCAGGAGGTCCTTATTATGTTATCAAAAAAGATGTTAATACAAATACCTTATATGTAACGAAAGACAAAGATAAACTTTTAACAAACAAAATAAAGTTTAATGATGTTTATGTTTTTTCTGAGAATGGTTTGTCAGGAAAATTGGAAGCTAAAATTCGCTCTCAGCAAGAATTTAAAAGGTGTGAAATAAAGAAAGATAAGAACGGCTTTTTTGCTATTTTTGATGAGCCACAGTGGGGCGTTGCTCCTGGCCAGGTTATTGCTTTTTACAAGCAAAAAAAGTTGATTGGTTCTGGAATAATAGAGTAG
- the rpsJ gene encoding 30S ribosomal protein S10 encodes MSAQKAKMKARNKIRIKLKAFDSKVIDASAKKIMETAIRQGSDVVGPIPLPTEIQKITVNRSTFVHKDAREQFEIRVHKRIIDILNPNPKVIDALTNLSLPAGVNIEIKM; translated from the coding sequence ATGTCAGCACAAAAAGCAAAAATGAAAGCAAGAAATAAGATAAGAATAAAACTGAAAGCGTTTGATTCAAAAGTGATAGATGCCAGTGCTAAAAAAATAATGGAAACTGCCATTCGTCAGGGAAGTGATGTTGTAGGTCCAATTCCTTTGCCAACAGAAATTCAGAAAATCACAGTAAACAGATCAACATTTGTTCATAAAGATGCAAGAGAGCAGTTTGAAATAAGGGTTCACAAGCGCATCATTGACATATTAAATCCAAATCCAAAAGTAATTGATGCTTTAACAAATCTTAGTTTGCCAGCAGGTGTGAATATTGAAATAAAAATGTAA
- the rpmB gene encoding 50S ribosomal protein L28, with protein sequence MARQCELCKKTTRTAVKLKKLRGKYNPTQKKRQKPNLKKIEIDKGIKIRVCMKCAKTLAKNNVKLPS encoded by the coding sequence ATGGCAAGACAATGCGAACTTTGTAAAAAAACAACAAGGACTGCTGTAAAGTTAAAAAAATTAAGAGGCAAGTACAATCCAACGCAAAAGAAAAGGCAAAAACCAAACCTTAAAAAAATTGAAATAGATAAAGGTATTAAAATAAGAGTTTGCATGAAGTGCGCAAAAACATTGGCAAAGAATAATGTAAAACTACCCTCTTAG
- the rplB gene encoding 50S ribosomal protein L2, translated as MALKKVKPVTPGQRHIVKEDFSILTKKEPEKSLIVRLPKRAGRSKTTGRITTRHKGGGARKLYRIIEFGQRKLGIKAKVLAIEYDPNRTAFIALIQYEDGDKAYIIAPQNLKVGDEVVCDEKAEIKEGNRMKLEHIPVGTLVYNVEIVPGGKGKMVRAAGTSAKVVAHEGDYVHLQMPSGEVRKIHKNCFASIGAISRPDWRYTVIGKAGRVRKKGIRPTVRGSAMSAVAHPHGGGEGKTGIGYKYPRTPWGKPARGVKTRKRKNTDQFIVISRHDLKNKNKA; from the coding sequence ATGGCTTTAAAGAAAGTAAAACCAGTAACTCCAGGACAGAGACATATTGTAAAAGAGGATTTTTCTATTTTGACAAAAAAAGAGCCTGAAAAATCCTTGATTGTTAGATTGCCAAAAAGAGCTGGGAGATCGAAAACAACAGGTAGGATAACTACAAGACATAAAGGAGGAGGAGCAAGAAAATTGTATAGAATTATTGAATTTGGTCAAAGGAAGCTTGGTATTAAAGCTAAAGTTTTGGCAATAGAATATGATCCTAACAGAACTGCTTTTATAGCTTTAATTCAATATGAAGATGGAGATAAAGCATATATAATAGCGCCACAGAATTTAAAAGTTGGTGATGAAGTTGTTTGCGATGAGAAAGCAGAAATAAAAGAAGGAAATAGAATGAAACTAGAACATATTCCTGTTGGTACTCTTGTGTATAATGTGGAGATAGTACCAGGAGGAAAAGGTAAAATGGTAAGGGCAGCTGGAACTTCAGCCAAGGTTGTTGCTCATGAGGGCGATTACGTGCACTTACAAATGCCATCTGGTGAAGTAAGAAAAATTCATAAAAATTGTTTTGCAAGCATAGGTGCTATTTCAAGGCCAGATTGGAGATATACCGTTATTGGAAAGGCAGGTAGAGTAAGAAAGAAAGGTATAAGGCCAACCGTTAGAGGATCAGCGATGTCAGCTGTTGCGCATCCTCACGGAGGAGGAGAAGGAAAAACAGGAATAGGTTATAAATACCCAAGAACTCCATGGGGTAAACCTGCTCGTGGGGTAAAAACAAGAAAGAGAAAGAACACAGATCAATTTATAGTTATAAGTAGACACGATCTTAAGAATAAAAATAAAGCATAA
- the rplW gene encoding 50S ribosomal protein L23, with product MKIFGRNKKIKDDKKTEKNEKEENVVKEEKKSQVVEEKEAKDVSSTDSYLYSLIKKPRLSEKALELVSSQNKYIFDVVEHANKTEIKKAIEKIFNVEVVKVNIVKRPHKPKNLRGIIGKKGGGKKAIVTIKKGQKIPIYPEQK from the coding sequence ATGAAAATTTTTGGAAGAAATAAAAAAATTAAGGATGACAAAAAAACAGAGAAAAATGAAAAAGAAGAGAATGTTGTGAAAGAAGAAAAGAAAAGTCAAGTTGTTGAGGAAAAAGAGGCAAAAGATGTAAGCTCGACAGATTCTTATTTGTATTCTTTAATAAAAAAACCAAGATTATCAGAAAAAGCTTTAGAATTGGTTTCTTCTCAAAACAAATATATTTTTGATGTTGTGGAACACGCAAACAAAACTGAGATAAAAAAAGCAATAGAAAAAATTTTTAATGTAGAAGTCGTTAAGGTAAACATTGTTAAAAGACCACATAAACCAAAAAACTTAAGAGGAATAATAGGTAAGAAAGGTGGGGGTAAAAAGGCAATAGTAACAATAAAAAAGGGCCAAAAAATACCAATTTATCCAGAACAAAAATAA
- the rpsL gene encoding 30S ribosomal protein S12, giving the protein MPTINQLIKKPRKQKTKRTKSPALKFGFNTLKNKKVYHPSPFKRGVCIKVFTTTPKKPNSALRKVARVKLTNGMEVTAYIPGIGHNLQEHSVVLIRGGRVKDLPGVRYYVVRGVLDAAGVEGRKQERSKYGVKKPKDENK; this is encoded by the coding sequence ATGCCAACAATAAATCAGTTAATTAAAAAACCAAGGAAGCAAAAAACAAAGAGAACAAAGTCTCCTGCCTTGAAGTTTGGTTTTAATACTTTAAAAAACAAAAAAGTTTATCACCCATCTCCTTTTAAAAGAGGAGTTTGTATTAAAGTGTTTACAACAACACCTAAAAAACCAAACTCTGCTTTGAGGAAGGTTGCAAGAGTGAAACTTACTAATGGAATGGAAGTAACAGCTTACATTCCTGGTATTGGCCACAATCTACAGGAGCACTCAGTTGTTTTGATAAGAGGTGGTAGAGTTAAAGATTTGCCAGGTGTAAGATATTATGTGGTTAGAGGTGTTTTAGATGCAGCAGGAGTTGAGGGTAGAAAACAAGAAAGGTCTAAATATGGAGTTAAAAAGCCTAAAGATGAAAATAAATAA
- the rpsG gene encoding 30S ribosomal protein S7, which produces MKVEIKPDPKYNSVLVEKFVNQIMKNGKKSVARKIVYNCFEIIKNTTKKDPLEVFEKAIKNVGPLVEVRPKRIGGATYQVPFPVSEKRRISLAMKWIRDIARKKKGKGMAEKLAQEIIDASNNIGAAVKKKEDTHKMAEANKAFAHFAS; this is translated from the coding sequence ATGAAGGTAGAAATCAAACCAGATCCTAAATACAATAGTGTTTTAGTTGAGAAATTTGTAAATCAAATAATGAAAAATGGAAAAAAGTCAGTTGCAAGAAAAATAGTTTATAATTGTTTTGAAATAATTAAAAATACGACAAAAAAAGATCCTTTAGAAGTTTTTGAAAAGGCAATCAAAAATGTTGGTCCTTTGGTTGAGGTGAGGCCAAAAAGAATTGGTGGTGCTACTTATCAGGTTCCTTTTCCTGTTTCTGAAAAAAGAAGGATAAGTTTGGCTATGAAATGGATAAGAGATATTGCAAGAAAAAAGAAAGGAAAAGGGATGGCTGAAAAATTAGCGCAAGAAATAATAGATGCTTCCAACAATATAGGCGCCGCTGTTAAAAAGAAAGAAGATACTCACAAAATGGCAGAAGCAAACAAGGCTTTTGCTCATTTTGCTTCATAA
- the tufA gene encoding Elongation factor Tu-A: MAEKEKFVRGKPHLNIGTLGHVDHGKTTTTAAILHCLKLKGLVKEEKSVDQIDAAPEEKARGLTISISHLEYETEKRHYAHIDCPGHADYVKNMITGAAQMDGAVLVVSAADGVMPQTREHVLLAKQVGVPSMVVYLNKIDMVDDPELIDLVEAEVRELLKKYDFPGDEVPVVRGSSLKALEATSPDDEWAKKIYALLDAVDNYIPEPQRDIDKPFLLAIEDVFSIQGRGTVVTGRVERGKLKPNDEVEIVGLRPTQKTVAVSIEMFQKVLDEAVAGDNIGVLLRGIKKEDVERGQVLAVPGTITPHTEFEAEVYVLTKEEGGRSTPFFSGYKPQFYFRTTDVTGEVTLPEGVEMVMPGDTVNLKVKLIAPIAMEEQQRFAIREGGKTVGAGVVTKIIK, from the coding sequence ATGGCAGAAAAAGAAAAATTCGTAAGAGGGAAACCTCACTTAAACATTGGTACATTAGGACACGTTGATCATGGTAAAACCACAACGACAGCCGCTATTTTGCACTGCTTAAAATTAAAAGGGTTGGTAAAAGAAGAGAAATCTGTTGATCAAATTGACGCCGCACCAGAAGAAAAAGCAAGAGGATTGACTATTTCAATATCGCATTTGGAATATGAAACAGAGAAAAGACATTACGCTCATATTGATTGTCCAGGGCACGCTGATTACGTTAAAAATATGATAACAGGTGCAGCGCAGATGGATGGAGCAGTTTTAGTCGTTTCAGCAGCCGATGGTGTTATGCCACAGACAAGAGAACACGTTTTGTTGGCGAAGCAGGTTGGCGTTCCATCAATGGTAGTTTACTTAAATAAAATTGATATGGTAGATGATCCAGAACTTATAGATTTAGTTGAGGCAGAAGTTAGGGAATTGCTTAAAAAATATGATTTTCCGGGAGATGAAGTGCCTGTGGTAAGAGGATCTTCTTTGAAGGCATTAGAAGCAACATCTCCAGATGATGAATGGGCAAAGAAGATATACGCACTTTTAGATGCAGTAGATAATTATATTCCAGAGCCCCAAAGAGACATTGATAAACCATTTTTGCTGGCAATAGAAGATGTGTTTAGTATTCAAGGTAGAGGAACAGTTGTAACAGGAAGAGTTGAAAGAGGAAAATTAAAGCCAAACGATGAAGTTGAAATAGTTGGTTTAAGACCAACACAAAAAACAGTTGCTGTTTCAATAGAGATGTTTCAAAAGGTATTAGATGAAGCAGTTGCAGGTGATAACATTGGTGTTCTGTTAAGAGGTATTAAAAAAGAAGATGTTGAAAGAGGTCAGGTTTTGGCAGTACCAGGAACTATAACACCCCATACAGAATTTGAAGCAGAAGTATATGTCTTAACAAAAGAAGAAGGAGGAAGAAGTACACCTTTCTTTTCTGGTTATAAACCTCAATTTTACTTTAGAACAACAGATGTAACAGGTGAGGTAACATTGCCCGAAGGAGTTGAAATGGTTATGCCAGGAGATACAGTTAATTTAAAAGTAAAGTTAATAGCACCCATTGCTATGGAAGAGCAACAAAGGTTTGCGATCAGAGAGGGTGGTAAAACAGTAGGTGCTGGAGTAGTAACAAAGATTATAAAATAA
- the rpsS gene encoding 30S ribosomal protein S19 produces the protein MTRSLKKGPYIDKRLLKKIEGKKPDPKLIIKTWSRSATITPEMVGFTFGVHNGKEFIPVYVTEEMVGHKLGEFAPTTKFVRHGGKMQRELEAKQKEAELKSINK, from the coding sequence ATGACAAGAAGTTTAAAAAAAGGTCCATATATAGATAAAAGATTGTTGAAAAAGATCGAGGGCAAAAAACCGGATCCAAAATTAATAATTAAAACATGGTCAAGGAGCGCAACCATAACTCCTGAAATGGTAGGTTTTACTTTTGGTGTGCACAACGGCAAAGAATTCATTCCTGTTTATGTTACAGAGGAAATGGTTGGTCACAAACTTGGTGAGTTTGCTCCAACAACGAAATTTGTAAGACATGGTGGTAAGATGCAAAGAGAATTAGAAGCAAAGCAAAAAGAAGCTGAATTAAAGTCAATTAATAAATAA
- the fusA gene encoding Elongation factor G: MARLYPIERYRNIGIIAHIDAGKTTTTERILFYTGISHKIGEVHEGEAIMDWMEQEKERGITITAAATTCFWIPTYEKEKLKEKEYRINIIDTPGHIDFTVEVQRSLRVLDGAVVIFDGVAGVEPQSETVWRQADKYMVPRICFANKMDRMGASFDYVLDSIRKKLTNNAIPIQMPIGQESDFKGVIDLLRMKAYYFDGDFGQIVREEEIPPNLVEKAKQLRYQTIERIISEDDQLMEDYLNGKDIPLEKIKQVLRKSVLSYKLVPVLCGASLQNKGVQLLLDAICDYLPSPKDLPPIKGINPKTNKEEVRHPDDSEPFCALAFKIAADPYVGTLTYFRVYSGSLKKGSYVLNSTTGEKERIGRILRMHANQREDVDEVFAGDLAATVGLKNTLTGHTLCDENHPIVLEKITFPEPVISVRIEPKTKADQEKLSIALKKLAEEDPTFRVKTDLETGDTLISGMGELHLEIIVDRLKREFKVEANIGKPQVAYKETILGKAEAEGKYIRQSGGRGQYGHVWLRVEPLERGKGLEFVDEIKGGIIPQEFIPAVEKGVKEAAEKGILAGYPVVDLKVTLYDGSFHEVDSSEFAFKIASSIALQEACKKAKPILLEPIMKLEVITPSEFFGDVIGDLNARRGKIEDTEDKDNLKIIKAKVPLAEMFGYATSLRSLTQGRGNFNMEFSHYEPVPQNIAQEIIEGKRK; the protein is encoded by the coding sequence ATGGCAAGACTATATCCAATAGAAAGATATAGAAATATAGGAATTATAGCGCACATAGATGCGGGTAAAACAACGACTACCGAAAGAATTTTATTTTACACAGGCATTTCCCATAAAATAGGTGAGGTTCACGAGGGTGAAGCGATTATGGACTGGATGGAACAAGAAAAAGAAAGAGGTATAACAATTACAGCCGCTGCCACCACATGTTTCTGGATACCAACTTATGAAAAAGAAAAATTAAAAGAAAAAGAATACAGAATAAACATTATAGACACTCCAGGCCACATAGATTTTACAGTTGAAGTACAAAGATCTCTGAGAGTTTTAGACGGTGCTGTTGTTATTTTTGATGGTGTTGCTGGTGTTGAACCTCAATCTGAAACTGTTTGGCGTCAAGCTGATAAATATATGGTGCCCAGAATATGTTTTGCCAATAAAATGGATAGAATGGGGGCATCTTTTGATTATGTTTTAGATTCGATAAGAAAGAAGTTAACAAACAACGCTATTCCTATACAAATGCCAATAGGTCAAGAAAGCGATTTTAAGGGAGTTATAGATTTATTAAGAATGAAGGCATATTATTTTGATGGTGATTTTGGTCAAATTGTTAGAGAAGAAGAAATACCTCCAAATTTAGTTGAAAAAGCAAAACAATTAAGATATCAGACGATTGAAAGAATTATATCAGAAGATGATCAGTTGATGGAGGATTATTTAAACGGAAAAGATATACCTCTTGAAAAAATTAAGCAGGTTTTGAGAAAATCAGTTTTAAGTTATAAATTAGTTCCTGTATTATGTGGAGCTTCTCTGCAAAATAAAGGTGTTCAACTTTTACTCGATGCTATTTGTGACTATTTGCCATCTCCAAAAGATCTTCCACCTATTAAAGGTATAAATCCAAAAACCAATAAGGAGGAAGTAAGGCATCCAGATGACTCCGAGCCATTTTGCGCTCTTGCCTTTAAAATTGCAGCCGATCCTTATGTTGGTACTTTAACATATTTTAGGGTTTACTCAGGTTCATTGAAAAAGGGTTCTTATGTTTTAAACTCAACGACAGGAGAAAAAGAAAGAATTGGAAGAATTTTAAGAATGCATGCTAATCAAAGAGAGGATGTTGATGAAGTGTTTGCAGGAGATTTAGCAGCAACTGTTGGTTTGAAAAATACTTTAACAGGCCACACTTTATGCGACGAAAACCATCCTATTGTTTTAGAAAAAATTACTTTCCCAGAGCCTGTTATTTCAGTAAGAATAGAACCAAAAACAAAAGCAGATCAGGAGAAATTGTCTATAGCACTTAAAAAGTTAGCTGAAGAAGACCCGACTTTTAGAGTTAAAACTGATTTAGAAACAGGGGATACTTTAATATCTGGAATGGGAGAGTTGCATTTGGAAATTATTGTTGACAGACTAAAGAGAGAATTTAAAGTGGAAGCCAACATAGGTAAACCCCAGGTTGCTTATAAAGAAACAATTTTAGGTAAGGCTGAGGCTGAAGGAAAATATATAAGGCAATCTGGTGGAAGGGGTCAGTATGGTCATGTTTGGTTAAGGGTTGAACCCTTAGAAAGAGGCAAGGGTTTGGAATTTGTTGATGAGATTAAAGGAGGTATTATACCGCAAGAGTTTATTCCTGCAGTAGAAAAAGGTGTGAAAGAGGCTGCTGAAAAGGGAATTTTGGCAGGTTATCCCGTGGTAGACTTAAAGGTTACTTTATACGATGGTTCTTTTCACGAGGTTGATTCTTCAGAATTTGCTTTTAAAATAGCTTCATCTATAGCTCTTCAAGAGGCCTGCAAGAAAGCAAAACCTATTTTACTGGAACCAATAATGAAATTGGAAGTTATTACACCTTCCGAATTTTTTGGTGATGTTATAGGAGATTTGAATGCAAGAAGAGGAAAGATAGAGGATACAGAAGATAAAGATAACTTAAAGATTATTAAGGCAAAAGTTCCTTTAGCTGAAATGTTTGGTTATGCAACATCTCTAAGATCTTTAACTCAAGGAAGAGGTAATTTTAATATGGAATTTTCTCACTATGAACCAGTTCCCCAGAACATTGCCCAAGAAATAATAGAAGGTAAAAGGAAATAA